Proteins from a genomic interval of Clostridium scatologenes:
- the galU gene encoding UTP--glucose-1-phosphate uridylyltransferase GalU, with product MKVRKAIIPAAGLGTRFLPATKAQPKEMMPIVDKPAIQYIVEEAVASGIEEILIITGRNKRAIEDHFDKSVELEDELQNNNKCELLKAVKEISNMADIYYIRQKEPKGLGHAISRARNFVGDEPFAVMLGDDIVDSRVPCLKQLMNCYDKYKTSVLGVQPVNKSQVSKYGIINGMEIENKVYKVNNMIEKPKEEEAPSNIAILGRYIITPEIFEILERTKPGKCGEIQLTDALKELSKQESIYAYSFEGIRYDVGDKLGFLKANIEYALKRDELKEDLLSYLLSIKSANNAKIHEEIYHKLESRKMALAK from the coding sequence ATGAAAGTAAGAAAAGCAATAATTCCAGCTGCTGGACTAGGAACAAGATTTTTACCAGCAACTAAAGCTCAACCTAAAGAAATGATGCCAATAGTAGATAAACCTGCTATTCAATATATAGTTGAAGAAGCTGTTGCTTCAGGAATTGAAGAAATATTAATAATTACAGGAAGAAATAAAAGAGCAATAGAAGATCATTTTGATAAGTCTGTTGAACTTGAGGATGAACTGCAAAATAACAATAAGTGTGAATTATTAAAGGCAGTTAAGGAAATAAGTAATATGGCTGATATTTATTATATACGTCAAAAGGAACCAAAGGGTTTAGGTCATGCTATAAGTCGTGCTAGAAATTTTGTAGGAGATGAACCATTCGCTGTAATGTTAGGTGATGATATAGTTGATAGTAGAGTTCCATGTCTTAAACAATTAATGAATTGTTATGATAAATATAAAACTTCTGTTTTAGGAGTTCAGCCAGTTAATAAATCTCAAGTATCTAAATATGGTATTATTAATGGAATGGAAATTGAAAATAAGGTTTACAAAGTTAATAATATGATAGAAAAACCTAAAGAAGAAGAAGCACCATCAAATATTGCTATTCTTGGAAGATATATTATAACACCTGAGATATTTGAAATACTTGAAAGAACTAAACCTGGTAAGTGCGGGGAAATACAGCTTACAGATGCATTAAAAGAATTATCAAAACAAGAATCTATATATGCTTATTCATTTGAAGGAATAAGATATGATGTTGGAGATAAGTTAGGATTTTTAAAAGCTAACATAGAATATGCTTTAAAACGAGATGAGTTAAAGGAAGATTTGCTATCATATCTTTTATCAATAAAAAGTGCAAATAATGCTAAAATACATGAAGAGATTTATCATAAGTTAGAATCCAGAAAAATGGCCTTGGCTAAATAA
- a CDS encoding GtrA family protein: MKLVANITNYVFDGKFKCLSRFSLVGISNTIIDFIIFTIFQGLIGVNYTISQVLGYSFGVVNSFIFNKKWTFQGGKSNKKIYNELFQFIIVNIISLAITVIFMKLLVKDFRLNVYLAKILVTFIAQITNFIAYKLWIFN, translated from the coding sequence ATGAAATTAGTTGCTAATATAACCAATTATGTTTTTGATGGAAAATTTAAATGTTTAAGTAGGTTTTCTTTAGTCGGTATATCAAATACTATTATAGATTTTATAATATTTACAATATTTCAAGGTTTAATTGGAGTAAATTACACTATAAGTCAGGTACTAGGATATAGTTTTGGTGTTGTAAATAGCTTCATATTTAATAAGAAATGGACATTTCAAGGTGGCAAGTCTAATAAAAAGATTTATAATGAATTGTTTCAATTTATTATAGTTAATATAATCTCACTTGCTATTACAGTAATATTTATGAAGCTTTTAGTAAAAGATTTCAGATTAAATGTATATTTAGCAAAAATACTTGTAACATTTATAGCTCAAATAACCAATTTTATTGCATATAAGCTTTGGATATTCAACTAA
- a CDS encoding glycosyltransferase family 2 protein, with amino-acid sequence MNNKIMYSIVVPLYNEELVVQETYRRLKSVMDSTKENYEILFVNDGSKDKTVDLVDAICKNDAKIKLINFSRNFGHQAAITAGMDMSSGAAVVVIDADLQDPPEVILDMIKKWKEGYEVVYGKRAKREGETFFKKFTAKAFYRLLKSMTTIDIPVDTGDFRLIDRKVCNALISLPEKNRYVRGLVSWVGYKQTCVEFVRQERFAGETKYPLKKMMKLALDGITSLSYKPLVISGYLGVVTFIAGIFSTIGVIINQLINGRNIVSLPLILVINITMFGLLLGCIGIMGQYIGRIFDESKGRPIYIIDSTINYKRVDKRYEISC; translated from the coding sequence ATGAATAATAAAATAATGTATTCTATAGTAGTACCCCTATATAATGAGGAACTTGTTGTTCAGGAAACTTATAGAAGATTAAAATCAGTTATGGATAGCACAAAAGAAAATTATGAAATTTTATTTGTTAATGATGGAAGCAAAGATAAAACAGTTGATTTAGTAGATGCTATATGTAAAAATGATGCAAAAATAAAGCTTATTAATTTTTCACGAAACTTTGGTCATCAAGCAGCGATAACTGCAGGAATGGATATGTCTTCAGGAGCTGCTGTTGTTGTAATAGATGCAGATCTTCAAGATCCTCCAGAAGTCATTTTAGATATGATTAAAAAGTGGAAGGAAGGCTATGAAGTTGTTTATGGTAAAAGAGCTAAAAGAGAAGGAGAAACATTCTTTAAGAAATTTACAGCAAAAGCATTTTATAGATTGCTAAAAAGTATGACAACTATAGATATTCCAGTTGATACAGGAGATTTTAGACTTATAGATAGAAAAGTATGCAATGCTTTAATATCACTTCCTGAAAAAAATAGATATGTGAGAGGTTTAGTTAGTTGGGTAGGATACAAACAAACTTGTGTTGAATTTGTAAGACAGGAGAGATTTGCTGGAGAGACTAAGTATCCTTTAAAAAAGATGATGAAATTAGCATTGGATGGTATAACTTCTTTGTCATATAAACCACTAGTTATTTCAGGATATCTAGGTGTAGTAACTTTTATAGCTGGAATATTTTCAACCATTGGTGTCATTATAAATCAATTGATTAATGGAAGAAATATAGTAAGCTTACCACTGATTTTGGTAATAAATATAACTATGTTTGGTTTATTGCTTGGTTGTATAGGAATAATGGGGCAATATATTGGAAGAATTTTTGATGAAAGTAAAGGAAGGCCTATATATATAATAGATAGCACAATAAATTATAAGAGAGTTGATAAGAGATATGAAATTAGTTGCTAA
- a CDS encoding alpha/beta-type small acid-soluble spore protein: protein MASRSNRALVPEAKDGLNKFKMESANEVGVNLKQGYNGDLTAREAGSVGGNMVKKMVEAYEKGL from the coding sequence ATGGCAAGTAGAAGTAACAGAGCATTAGTTCCAGAAGCAAAGGATGGATTAAACAAATTTAAAATGGAGTCAGCTAACGAAGTAGGCGTAAACCTAAAGCAAGGATACAATGGAGATTTGACTGCAAGAGAAGCTGGATCAGTAGGCGGAAACATGGTTAAAAAAATGGTAGAAGCTTACGAAAAAGGTTTATAA
- a CDS encoding YaaR family protein: MEISRLGRPSTVTTEKKTTSVKKDFSHSFNSQMEKKSEEQLKEMFDNIKKKGNRLAITKCYADVKAYKRMIKDYLSSILNYMYSVKKDISFWQTQYFITVETIDNKLEELTQMLMNEQKDNLNVAATIDDITGLMVDIYK; encoded by the coding sequence ATGGAAATATCTAGACTAGGCAGACCTTCTACAGTTACTACTGAAAAAAAGACTACATCAGTAAAAAAAGATTTTTCCCATAGCTTCAATTCTCAGATGGAAAAAAAATCTGAAGAACAGCTTAAAGAAATGTTTGATAATATAAAGAAAAAGGGAAATAGACTTGCCATAACAAAATGCTATGCAGACGTTAAAGCTTATAAGAGAATGATTAAGGACTATCTTAGTTCCATACTAAACTATATGTACAGTGTAAAAAAAGATATAAGTTTTTGGCAAACACAATATTTTATAACAGTAGAAACCATAGATAATAAATTAGAAGAACTTACTCAAATGCTTATGAATGAACAAAAAGATAATTTAAACGTAGCAGCTACCATTGACGATATCACAGGATTAATGGTTGACATTTACAAATAG
- a CDS encoding 3D domain-containing protein has translation MKKKALSVVMMLVLMLMTNSTALAAPSTSASDELKQVQDNKKALETKVNDLNKQIDEVMKKVDSNKKDMNKVAQDIKNTQAKLDEVEKNSKIQDDLFKKRVRSMYVNNNDGYLNVILSSNNLSDFMSKMDMISKVMNFDKNLINKLKEQKQTITNEKKILDDKNAKLQQLKASNESALLSLNKDIKAQKDLLGKASEKEKQLVAAQNVQAPSVSVAYQSGTLSRGMSKSVSYSQVISMRSTAYSGDAVTASGTATRRDGSGYSTVAVDPRVIPLGSRLYVEGYGYAIADDTGGAIKGNRIDLFFPTEGECESWGVRTVTVYVLN, from the coding sequence TTGAAGAAAAAAGCGTTATCTGTTGTTATGATGCTAGTATTAATGTTAATGACAAATAGCACTGCTCTTGCTGCTCCAAGCACTAGCGCATCAGATGAATTAAAACAGGTTCAAGACAACAAGAAAGCCTTAGAAACAAAGGTTAATGACTTAAATAAACAAATCGACGAAGTTATGAAAAAAGTTGATAGCAATAAAAAAGATATGAATAAAGTTGCACAAGACATAAAAAATACACAAGCTAAGTTAGATGAGGTAGAAAAGAATTCAAAAATTCAAGATGATTTGTTTAAAAAAAGAGTAAGATCCATGTATGTAAATAACAATGATGGTTATCTTAATGTAATTTTGTCATCAAACAATTTGAGTGATTTTATGTCTAAAATGGATATGATATCAAAAGTAATGAATTTTGATAAAAACCTTATTAATAAGCTAAAGGAACAAAAACAGACAATAACAAATGAAAAAAAGATTTTAGATGATAAGAATGCCAAGTTACAGCAATTAAAGGCAAGTAATGAAAGTGCTTTATTAAGTTTAAATAAGGATATTAAAGCACAAAAAGATCTTTTAGGCAAAGCTAGTGAAAAGGAGAAGCAGTTAGTAGCTGCTCAAAATGTACAAGCTCCTAGCGTTAGTGTAGCTTATCAAAGTGGTACATTATCTCGTGGTATGTCTAAGTCTGTTTCATATTCACAAGTAATAAGTATGAGATCAACTGCCTATTCAGGAGATGCTGTTACTGCTTCAGGAACTGCAACTAGAAGAGATGGAAGTGGTTATAGTACTGTAGCTGTAGACCCTAGAGTTATACCACTAGGATCTAGACTTTATGTAGAAGGTTATGGCTATGCCATTGCAGATGATACAGGAGGGGCTATTAAAGGAAATAGAATAGATTTGTTCTTTCCAACAGAAGGTGAATGTGAAAGTTGGGGAGTAAGAACTGTTACTGTTTATGTACTTAATTAA
- a CDS encoding NAD(+) synthase gives MPTDNFIRVAAASPITNVADIKFNLKNIVNCIDNAIEQGSKLVVFPELCITSYTCADLFWQQLLLNEAIEGVEHICSYSKGKDILVAVGAPLIHNNCLYNCAYIIFNGKVLGIVPKSYIPNYTEFYEKRWFTEGIGIVNKKVNLFFQEEIPFGTNLIFACGDFKFGFEICEDLWVTIPPSSYLSLMGANIIGNLSASNEIVSKADYRKDLVKAQSARCMASYIYASSGVFESTTDLVFSGDLIIGENGSVLKHNNRFQRENEVITSIVDINKLNSERLRNVSFRDSIRLIPVEPLQISFEFKNLDYKNFDRYIDKHPFVPSNKEERDIRCKEIFNIQTSGLAKRISHTGVKKAVVGISGGLDSTLALLVMIKTFRMLNIQSENIITVTMPGFGTTDRTYNNAVSLCKKLGTEFREINIVPACLQHFKDISHDIEKHDVTYENVQARERTQILMDIANKEGGLLIGTGDLSELALGWCTYNGDHMSMYGVNCSIPKTLVRYLVKYVAETEVPKDVSDILMDILDTPVSPELLPKDKNGEIAQKTEDIVGPYELHDFFLYNFIRQGAEPNKILFLAKQVFKDDYDNEIIEKWFEKFIKRFFTQQFKRSAIPDGPKVGTVSLSPRGDFRMPSDASYNLWK, from the coding sequence ATGCCAACTGATAATTTTATAAGGGTAGCGGCAGCTAGTCCTATAACCAATGTAGCTGACATAAAATTCAATTTAAAGAACATAGTTAATTGTATAGATAATGCTATTGAACAAGGTTCAAAGCTTGTAGTTTTTCCTGAGCTTTGTATAACGTCCTATACTTGTGCTGATCTTTTTTGGCAGCAATTATTGCTTAATGAAGCTATAGAAGGAGTAGAACATATATGCAGTTATTCTAAAGGAAAGGATATACTTGTAGCTGTAGGAGCACCACTTATACATAATAATTGTTTATATAATTGTGCATACATAATTTTTAATGGGAAGGTGCTTGGAATAGTACCTAAAAGCTATATTCCCAATTATACAGAATTCTATGAAAAAAGATGGTTTACGGAAGGTATAGGCATTGTAAATAAAAAAGTAAATTTGTTTTTTCAAGAAGAAATTCCTTTTGGAACTAACTTAATATTTGCTTGTGGTGATTTTAAATTTGGATTTGAAATTTGTGAAGATCTTTGGGTTACTATTCCACCAAGCAGCTATTTAAGTTTAATGGGAGCAAATATTATAGGAAACCTTTCTGCTTCAAATGAAATTGTAAGCAAAGCTGATTATAGAAAAGATTTAGTAAAAGCTCAAAGTGCCAGATGTATGGCATCATATATATATGCATCTTCAGGGGTGTTTGAATCTACTACAGATTTAGTTTTTAGTGGTGATTTAATTATAGGAGAAAATGGCAGTGTTTTAAAACATAACAATAGGTTTCAAAGAGAAAATGAAGTAATAACTTCAATTGTAGATATAAATAAATTGAATAGTGAAAGGTTGAGAAATGTAAGCTTTAGAGATAGTATTAGGCTAATACCTGTTGAGCCTTTACAAATAAGTTTTGAATTTAAAAATTTAGATTATAAGAATTTTGATAGGTATATAGATAAACATCCTTTTGTGCCTTCTAATAAAGAGGAAAGAGATATTAGATGCAAGGAGATATTTAATATACAAACTTCTGGACTTGCAAAAAGAATAAGTCATACAGGAGTGAAAAAGGCTGTAGTAGGAATATCTGGTGGATTGGATTCTACATTAGCTTTATTAGTTATGATAAAAACTTTTCGCATGTTAAATATTCAAAGTGAGAACATAATAACTGTAACTATGCCTGGTTTTGGGACAACAGATAGAACTTATAATAATGCTGTAAGTTTATGTAAAAAACTTGGAACGGAATTTAGAGAAATAAATATAGTTCCAGCTTGTTTACAACACTTTAAGGATATAAGCCATGATATAGAGAAACATGACGTAACATATGAAAATGTTCAAGCAAGAGAGAGAACTCAAATTCTTATGGATATAGCTAATAAAGAAGGTGGACTTTTAATAGGAACTGGGGATTTATCAGAGCTTGCTTTAGGATGGTGCACATATAATGGAGATCATATGTCTATGTATGGTGTAAATTGTTCTATACCTAAAACGTTAGTTAGATATTTGGTGAAATATGTAGCTGAAACAGAAGTTCCTAAAGATGTTTCTGATATATTGATGGATATTCTTGATACTCCTGTAAGCCCGGAACTTCTTCCTAAAGATAAGAATGGTGAAATTGCGCAAAAAACTGAAGATATAGTAGGTCCATATGAACTTCATGACTTTTTCTTGTACAATTTCATAAGACAAGGTGCTGAACCTAATAAAATACTTTTTTTAGCAAAACAAGTATTTAAAGATGACTATGATAACGAAATTATAGAAAAATGGTTTGAAAAATTTATAAAAAGATTCTTTACCCAACAATTTAAAAGATCTGCTATACCAGATGGTCCAAAGGTAGGAACTGTAAGCCTTTCACCAAGAGGAGATTTTAGAATGCCTTCTGATGCAAGTTACAATCTTTGGAAATAA
- a CDS encoding ComEC/Rec2 family competence protein yields MKKKLMILFMIIILTTNSVFAKQNRYEVHFLDTGQSDCILIKTDINNYLIDTGASYYSDKVLKYLDANEINKIDTVILTHYHDDHYGGLLAIVDSKKVNKVLLPIHDDKIKYTIYKQLTKKGISVKYISNNYILKEEKMKLKALTPFKEDKRIENNNSIVLQGEIDGINYLFAADCEKTEEEYMINNGKISHCDVLKVPHHGLNTSSTEGFLKKTSPKIGIITSNGVESPENKVLNRISNTGSIVIRTDLQGDIVIKNGILKMARSDLSIKIK; encoded by the coding sequence TTGAAAAAAAAATTAATGATATTATTTATGATTATAATCCTCACAACAAACAGTGTGTTTGCTAAACAAAATAGATATGAAGTACATTTTTTAGATACAGGGCAAAGTGACTGTATATTAATAAAAACAGATATTAATAATTATTTAATAGATACAGGAGCATCTTATTATTCTGATAAAGTTTTAAAATATTTGGATGCAAATGAAATAAATAAGATAGATACAGTAATTTTAACTCATTATCATGATGATCATTATGGTGGATTATTAGCGATAGTAGATAGTAAAAAGGTAAACAAAGTATTATTGCCAATACATGATGATAAAATTAAATATACAATTTATAAACAATTGACTAAAAAAGGCATTAGTGTGAAATATATATCGAATAATTACATTTTAAAAGAAGAAAAAATGAAATTAAAGGCTTTAACTCCATTTAAAGAGGATAAAAGGATAGAAAATAATAATTCTATAGTATTACAAGGTGAAATAGATGGGATAAATTATTTATTTGCAGCTGATTGTGAAAAAACAGAAGAAGAGTACATGATAAATAATGGAAAGATAAGTCACTGTGATGTTCTAAAGGTACCACATCATGGTTTAAACACAAGTAGTACCGAAGGTTTTTTAAAAAAAACTTCTCCCAAAATTGGAATAATAACTTCTAATGGGGTGGAGAGTCCAGAAAATAAGGTTTTAAATAGAATAAGTAATACAGGAAGTATAGTTATAAGAACAGATTTGCAAGGAGATATAGTAATTAAAAATGGAATTTTAAAAATGGCAAGATCGGATTTAAGTATAAAGATTAAGTAA
- a CDS encoding CvfB family protein, protein MINIGEFNVLKVVRKADFGYYLDAGTGNTSDDILLPNKSALEKEISIGDEVNAFIYRDSKDRIIATLKEPIAKVGEIAYLKVVSKTKIGSFIDFGMERDIFVPMKEQVYRLEIGSYYLFYIYLDKTNRIAATTDIDKYLENLNVEETDEILNGKYRVGDEVTGIIYGFQTNRSAMIAVDKKYRGVILKNEYFIDLKEGYELKLRVKKIYEDGKIGLTPRKRAEDERTELQESIIQYLKKHNGSMPFNDKSSPEDIRKVFHESKNYFKNALGGLMKQGIIEQDENGTRLK, encoded by the coding sequence GTGATAAACATAGGAGAGTTTAATGTCTTAAAGGTTGTTAGAAAAGCAGATTTTGGGTATTATTTAGATGCAGGTACAGGAAATACTAGTGATGATATACTTTTGCCTAATAAAAGTGCGTTAGAGAAAGAAATTTCCATAGGTGATGAAGTTAATGCTTTTATATACAGGGATTCTAAAGATAGAATTATAGCTACTTTAAAAGAGCCTATAGCTAAAGTTGGAGAAATTGCATACCTTAAAGTAGTGTCTAAAACTAAAATAGGAAGTTTCATAGATTTTGGAATGGAAAGAGATATTTTTGTTCCAATGAAAGAACAAGTTTATAGATTGGAAATAGGTAGCTATTATTTGTTTTATATATATTTAGACAAAACAAATAGAATTGCGGCTACTACAGATATAGATAAATACCTAGAAAATTTAAATGTTGAAGAAACAGATGAGATTTTAAATGGTAAATATAGAGTAGGGGATGAGGTTACAGGGATTATATATGGTTTTCAAACCAATAGAAGTGCTATGATAGCTGTAGATAAAAAATATAGAGGTGTAATCCTTAAAAATGAATATTTTATAGATTTAAAAGAAGGATATGAGTTAAAACTTAGGGTTAAAAAAATATATGAGGATGGGAAAATAGGTCTTACACCAAGAAAAAGAGCTGAGGATGAAAGAACTGAGCTTCAGGAAAGTATAATTCAATATCTTAAGAAACACAATGGAAGTATGCCTTTTAATGATAAAAGCTCTCCAGAAGATATAAGAAAAGTATTTCATGAGAGTAAGAATTATTTTAAAAATGCATTAGGAGGACTTATGAAGCAGGGAATTATAGAGCAAGATGAGAATGGAACAAGACTGAAGTAA
- a CDS encoding ADP-ribosylglycohydrolase family protein: protein MKKEDRIFGGLFGIACGDALGGTLEFLSKKEGKEEYGYLKEIIGGGVWNLKPGEVTDDTMMTIAVAEGILENPKDPIKCIGKNFISWYDTDPKDVGNTVKLAMEGYKKYNSWKKAASYAHKHLNQHSAGNGTLMRCIPVALYYDDLKKIIKISREQSMLTHYDEKAAEACELYNTIIYRYLNGEEKLKVIEEETLKYQDYEDIMSTKKIELNPSGYVIDTLQCALWCFINNSNSEDAICEAANIYGDPDTIGAIAGGLAGVYYGIDDIPKRWREKILVKDKLIEIGRKIQDKVLRKNSI, encoded by the coding sequence ATGAAAAAAGAAGACAGAATATTTGGAGGATTATTTGGAATAGCTTGTGGAGACGCACTAGGTGGAACATTAGAGTTTCTTTCTAAAAAGGAAGGTAAAGAAGAATATGGATATTTGAAAGAAATAATTGGTGGGGGTGTTTGGAACTTAAAGCCTGGAGAGGTTACAGATGATACTATGATGACTATTGCAGTAGCTGAAGGCATATTAGAAAATCCTAAAGATCCGATAAAATGTATAGGAAAAAACTTTATTAGTTGGTATGATACTGATCCTAAGGATGTTGGAAACACTGTAAAACTTGCAATGGAAGGATATAAAAAATACAATAGTTGGAAAAAGGCAGCTTCTTATGCACATAAACATCTAAATCAACATTCAGCAGGGAATGGAACTTTAATGAGGTGTATTCCTGTAGCTCTTTATTATGATGATTTGAAAAAAATAATAAAAATAAGCAGAGAACAGTCTATGCTTACTCATTATGATGAAAAAGCAGCTGAAGCCTGTGAATTGTATAATACAATAATTTATAGATATTTAAATGGTGAGGAAAAGCTAAAGGTTATAGAAGAAGAAACTTTAAAATATCAAGATTATGAAGATATAATGTCTACTAAAAAAATAGAATTGAATCCTTCTGGATATGTGATTGACACATTACAATGTGCTTTGTGGTGTTTTATAAATAATAGTAATTCAGAAGATGCTATTTGCGAGGCGGCAAATATTTATGGAGATCCAGATACTATTGGGGCAATAGCAGGAGGATTAGCAGGAGTTTATTATGGAATTGATGACATACCTAAAAGATGGAGAGAAAAGATATTAGTTAAAGATAAGTTAATTGAAATTGGAAGGAAAATACAAGATAAGGTGCTCAGAAAAAATTCTATATAA
- a CDS encoding gamma carbonic anhydrase family protein encodes MIINYKDIKPVIDRSVFIAYSADVIGRVTLAQDVSIWYGTVLRGDCNSINIGKGSNIQDNCTVHIGNNSSVEIGEYVTVGHNAVIHGCKIGNNCLIGMGSIILNDAEIGDETIIGAGSLVTEGKKIPSGVLCMGSPARVIRELTEDEKEKIRNSAFEYIEEANDHK; translated from the coding sequence GTGATAATTAATTATAAAGATATAAAACCTGTAATAGATAGAAGTGTTTTTATAGCATATAGCGCAGATGTTATAGGAAGAGTTACTCTGGCACAAGATGTTAGCATTTGGTATGGTACTGTACTTAGAGGGGATTGTAATTCTATAAATATAGGAAAAGGCAGTAATATTCAAGATAATTGTACTGTACATATAGGAAATAATAGTTCTGTAGAAATAGGTGAATATGTAACTGTTGGACATAATGCCGTTATACATGGATGTAAAATTGGGAATAATTGTTTGATTGGTATGGGATCAATTATTTTGAATGATGCAGAAATAGGAGATGAGACTATTATAGGTGCAGGAAGTTTAGTAACTGAAGGAAAAAAGATACCTTCAGGAGTTTTATGTATGGGATCACCTGCAAGAGTTATACGTGAACTTACAGAAGATGAAAAAGAAAAAATTAGAAATTCAGCTTTTGAGTATATTGAAGAAGCTAATGATCATAAGTAA